In Portunus trituberculatus isolate SZX2019 chromosome 10, ASM1759143v1, whole genome shotgun sequence, one genomic interval encodes:
- the LOC123502066 gene encoding kynurenine 3-monooxygenase-like — translation MAPKKAKTVAVVGAGLVGTLEACMMAKRGYEVHLYEYRQDIRQMEHVPGRSINLAMSVRGRTGLRAVDVEDQIVQRHGIAMRARMIHSLDGTTRTIPYNRENKCIFSVGRRFVNEVLLTRAEDFPNVTVHFNHKLETCDLERGELTFTDTLTGERVNAKADLLIGCDGAYSNMRKQMLKRAHFNYKQEYIPHGYMELCIPATPEGKFAMPHNYLHIWPRGKYMMIALPNQDCSWTVTLFMPFDIFGTLNTAEKLLSFFQANYPDAIPLIGKEKLINDFFNNKPLPMISVKCSPYHVGNTSVIMGDAAHAMVPFYGQGMNCAMEDCVVLDEILDQCGDDLTEALPAYSKRRNPDAEAIVDLALYNYVEMRDLVNSPLFLLRKKLDDFLSIILPGRWQPLYTMVTFSRRPYSSCIADKTWQDKIIGRVSRVAGVACVAALAKVALQAVREPAAQASGP, via the exons ATGGCTCCTAAGAAAGCGAAGACCGTGGCTGTGGTTGGTGCTGGCTTG GTGGGCACTCTGGAGGCCTGCATGATGGCTAAGAGAGGCTACGAGGTGCACCTTTACGAGTACcgccaag ATATCCGGCAGATGGAGCACGTACCAGGCCGCAGCATCAACTTGGCCATGAGTGTGCGAGGGCGGACAGGGCTGCGGGCGGTGGATGTGGAGGATCAGATTGTACAGCGGCACGGCATAGCGATGAGGGCAAGGATGATCCACTCACTAGATGGCACCACCAGGACCATCCCTTATAATAGAGAGAACAAG tgcatCTTCTCCGTGGGGCGTCGATTTGTGAACGAGGTGTTGCTGACGAGAGCTGAGGACTTCCCAAACGTGACAGTTCACTTCAACCACAAGCTGGAGACATGTGACCTGGAACGAGGCGAGCTGACCTTCaccga CACGCTAACTGGAGAGAGGGTGAACGCCAAGGCAGACCTGCTGATAGGCTGTGACGGCGCATACTCCAACATGAGGAAGCAGATGTTGAAACGAGCACACTTCAACTACAAGCAGGAATATATCCCACACGGATACATGGAGCTGTGCATTCCCGCCACGccagaggggaag TTCGCCATGCCCCACAATTACTTGCACATTTGGCCCCGAGGGAAGTACATGATGATCGCCCTGCCCAACCAAGACTGCAGCTGGACCGTCACTCTCTTCATGCCCTTCGATATATTTGGCACCCTGAATACTGCGGAGAAACTGCTAAGCTTcttccag GCTAATTATCCAGACGCCATCCCGCTGATCGGCAAGGAGAAGCTGATTAATGATTTCTTCAACAACAAACCACTGCCCATGATATCAGTCAAG tgttCTCCGTATCACGTGGGCAACACCAGCGTGATCATGGGAGACGCAGCCCACGCCATGGTTCCTTTCTACGGCCAGGGAATGAActgc GCAATGGAGGACTGCGTGGTGCTGGACGAAATCCTTGACCAGTGTGGGGATGACCTGACGGAGGCGCTGCCGGCGTATTCCAAGAGGAGGAACCCTGACGCTGAGGCAATTGTCGATCTGGCGCTGTACAACTACgtagag ATGCGGGATCTCGTCAACTCACCGCTGTTTCTGCTGCGTAAGAAGCTAGACGACTTCCTAAGCATTATCCTCCCGGGGCGCTGGCAGCCACTCTACACCATGGTCACCTTCTCTCGCCGGCCTTACAGCAGCTGCATTGCCGACAAGACATGGCAGGATAAG atAATCGGGCGCGTGAGCAGGGTGGCGGGGGTGGCCTGCGTGGCTGCCCTGGCTAAGGTGGCGCTGCAGGCAGTGCGGGAACCTGCAGCACAAGCAAGCGGGCCGTGA